A genome region from Brevinematales bacterium includes the following:
- the purE gene encoding 5-(carboxyamino)imidazole ribonucleotide mutase — MAKVLVIMGSDSDLPVLSGGLEIFKDFGVDTEVHFSSAHRSPERTVELVKGFEANGGRVILAAAGMSAHLAGVIAGHTVLPVIGVPLSSPDFGSLDSLLSMVEMPPGIPVGVTGKGKSGAKNAALLTVEILALSDTTLRDKLVAYREKMKKDLRERDDELQSRGWENYKK; from the coding sequence TTGGCGAAAGTACTTGTAATCATGGGGAGCGACAGCGACCTTCCGGTATTATCCGGCGGATTGGAGATTTTTAAGGATTTCGGGGTGGATACCGAGGTGCATTTCAGCTCCGCGCATAGAAGCCCCGAACGTACGGTCGAGCTCGTTAAGGGGTTCGAGGCGAACGGCGGCAGGGTGATACTGGCGGCGGCGGGCATGTCCGCGCATCTCGCGGGCGTAATCGCCGGGCATACGGTTCTCCCGGTCATCGGAGTCCCGTTATCGTCCCCCGACTTCGGTTCCCTCGATTCCCTTCTGTCGATGGTCGAGATGCCCCCGGGAATCCCGGTAGGGGTCACCGGTAAGGGAAAGTCCGGCGCGAAAAACGCCGCGCTTCTGACAGTCGAGATTCTCGCGTTATCGGATACTACGCTGCGGGATAAGCTTGTAGCGTACCGTGAGAAAATGAAGAAAGACCTGCGCGAACGGGACGACGAGCTACAGTCGCGCGGATGGGAAAATTATAAGAAATAA
- a CDS encoding response regulator: protein MNIYKVLVVEDAAFYVTIYKKILNPAHFELMTISRGSVFIDKVRSFKPDIILMDVHLPDANGVDLCGELKSFPELSSVPVIMVTSEEDVEVLKNAYRAGAVDYIKKPFNAIEMLIRMENVLKLSSQTQELVRIKQDTTVSEMGRAIAHNFNQPLTTLLGSAEMIKMLKVQKQLDEEVIELMDMVTESAEKISVLVQKVEKLKEYRVKDYLHDIKIIDLDQE from the coding sequence ATGAATATATACAAAGTGCTTGTTGTAGAGGACGCAGCGTTCTATGTGACTATCTATAAAAAGATTCTCAACCCCGCGCATTTCGAATTGATGACGATCAGCAGGGGTTCGGTTTTTATCGATAAAGTACGTTCCTTCAAACCGGATATTATCCTGATGGACGTGCATTTGCCCGACGCTAACGGCGTCGACCTGTGCGGCGAGTTAAAATCTTTCCCGGAGTTAAGCAGTGTCCCTGTTATCATGGTTACCTCCGAAGAGGATGTGGAGGTGCTGAAAAACGCGTACCGCGCCGGGGCGGTCGATTATATTAAAAAACCTTTCAACGCTATCGAGATGCTCATTCGGATGGAGAACGTGCTGAAACTTTCGAGCCAGACGCAGGAGTTGGTAAGAATTAAGCAGGATACCACGGTGAGCGAGATGGGACGGGCGATCGCGCATAACTTCAATCAGCCGCTGACGACCCTGCTCGGTTCGGCCGAGATGATCAAGATGCTGAAGGTGCAGAAACAGTTGGACGAGGAAGTGATCGAGCTGATGGATATGGTCACCGAGTCCGCCGAGAAAATTTCCGTACTGGTGCAGAAAGTGGAGAAACTGAAGGAATACCGTGTGAAGGATTATCTTCACGATATAAAAATTATCGACTTGGATCAGGAGTGA